A single genomic interval of Zingiber officinale cultivar Zhangliang chromosome 4A, Zo_v1.1, whole genome shotgun sequence harbors:
- the LOC121971188 gene encoding 1-aminocyclopropane-1-carboxylate oxidase homolog 1-like → MAATTAVAGNGPHSVSDGLLEELLAFDATKAGVKGLVDSGTTELPRIFIHSPDELPGPKDAAAPAGLQVPIIDLSDLAHRREEVVGRVREASSSWGFFQLVNHGVPQEIVEASLQGNRRFHELDPSEKAKLYCRDSKMSVKYLSNNDLFVTRVARWRDTLYCSFGASLNPQEIPSVCREATLTYYEHMVGLAELVFELLSEALGLSRDYLKRLNLSSKCTISAHYYPACPQPELTMCTARHSDPICLTLLVENAFGGLQVRHKGYWVDVPPVPGAIVVNVGDLLQLISNDKFISVEHRVLASRRGPRLSVAMFFAPSTDEKTLYGPIEEILLDDEVPKYREVLYADYIKCFSDRGTGWNSPLEQFTL, encoded by the exons ATGGCAGCAACCACCGCCGTCGCCGGCAATGGGCCACACTCGGTTTCCGACGGCCTCCTGGAAGAGCTACTCGCGTTCGACGCCACCAAAGCCGGCGTCAAAGGCCTCGTCGACAGCGGCACCACCGAGCTCCCGCGGATCTTCATCCACTCCCCCGACGAACTCCCGGGTCCTAAGGACGCCGCCGCACCCGCCGGCCTCCAAGTCCCCATCATCGACCTCTCCGACCTCGCCCACCGGCGGGAGGAGGTGGTGGGTCGAGTCCGCGAGGCGTCGAGCTCCTGGGGATTCTTCCAACTAGTGAACCACGGCGTCCCGCAGGAGATCGTCGAAGCCTCGCTGCAGGGGAACAGGAGGTTCCACGAGCTCGACCCGTCGGAGAAGGCGAAGCTCTACTGCCGCGATTCGAAGATGAGCGTGAAGTACCTCAGCAACAACGACCTGTTCGTGACGAGAGTTGCTAGATGGAGGGACACGCTCTACTGCTCCTTCGGCGCCTCCCTGAATCCCCAAGAAATCCCCAGCGTCTGCAGAGAAGCGACGCTGACCTACTACGAGCACATGGTCGGCTTGGCTGAACTGGTCTTCGAGCTGCTGTCCGAAGCGCTCGGACTGAGCCGAGACTACCTGAAGAGGCTCAACCTGTCGAGCAAGTGCACGATATCAGCGCACTACTACCCGGCGTGCCCACAGCCGGAGCTCACCATGTGCACCGCCAGGCACTCCGATCCGATCTGCCTGACCCTATTGGTGGAGAATGCGTTCGGCGGCTTGCAGGTGCGTCACAAGGGCTACTGGGTGGACGTTCCGCCTGTTCCTGGTGCGATCGTGGTCAACGTCGGCGATCTCCTGCAG CTCATCAGCAACGACAAGTTCATCAGCGTGGAGCATCGCGTGTTGGCGAGCCGGCGAGGGCCTCGATTGTCGGTGGCGATGTTCTTTGCTCCGAGCACCGACGAGAAGACTCTATATGGCCCGATCGAGGAGATACTGCTGGATGACGAGGTGCCAAAGTATCGAGAAGTACTTTACGCCGATTATATCAAGTGTTTTTCTGATAGGGGAACCGGATGGAACTCTCCACTCGAGCAATTCACtctttga